The nucleotide window gtcgccgtaGGAACCgaaccgtggatcgtcgccagaggaaccggaacgtggatcgtcgccggggactccagaccgtggatcgtcgctggaggaactggaccgtggatcgttgccggaggctccggactgggaaccctcgcatgaggctctggactgggaacccccgctggaggctctggaccgcagaccgtcactggaggctctggaccgcagaccgtcgccggaggctctggactgcagaccgtcgccggaggctccggactgggaaccctcgcaggtggttctggactgggaacccccgctggaggctccagactgcagaccgtcactggaggctccgaactgcagaccgtctcaggaggttccggaccgtggaccgtctcaggaggttccggatcgcggaccgtctcaggaggttccgtaccgtggaccgtctcaggaggttccggaccgcggaccgttgccggaagctccggaccgggaactgtcgccggaagctccggactgggaactgtcgccggaagctctggactgtggaggcgcacagGCGGCCTGATGTGTGGgtccggtacaggtggcaccgggctggacGCGCattggaggcctgatgcgtgggaccggtacaggtggcaccgggctggtgacacgtacctcaaggcgagtgcggggaggaggcacaggacgtactggactgtggagatgcactggaggcctgatgcgtgggaccggtacaggtggcaccgggctggtgacacgtacatcagggcgagtgcggggaggaacaggacatactggactgtggagacgcactggaggtctggagcgtagagctggcacaacgcgtcctggacaAGGCAAGTGCGGGAAGCTGGCACAggatgcactgggctgtgaaggagCACTGTGGATGCAGCGCGTAGAGCctgcgcaggatatcctggaccgaggaggcgcactggagaccaggcgcGCTGTGCCGGCACAACACGTCCTGGACAGATACCCACTTTAGCACGACAAGTGCGAGGAATTGGCACAGAAtgcaccgggctgtgaatgcgcactggagacacagtgcgtatcaccgcaaaacatggtgcctgaccGGTCACACGCTCCTCACGGTGAgtacggggagttggctctggttcaaaacctggctccgccaaccaccctgtgtgccccccaaaaaattttttgggctgcctctcgggctaccgtcgtggccgcgaaccccggtgtCGTCATTGTTGTTCCCTCGCTGCCTCCGTCTGCTCCCATGGAAGACGATCCTTTCCGGCctggatctcctcccacgtccaggatcccttaccgtccaagatatcctcccatgtccaggatgtctgctcctcctggccacgctgcttggtccgtttgtggtgggatcttctgtcacgatcgttataatgagtggaccaaagcgcagcgtgatctaggttccacatctttttatttctAGGTGgaactcacagcaaaacaaaatCTATATATCTCAAAACGAAACGTGATGCTAACAATAGGgctaacaggcaactatacatagacaaaatcccacaaagcacaatggggaaatggctgcctaaatatgatccccaatcagagacaacgataaacagctgcctctgattgggaaccataccaggccaacatagatcattaatcacctagataacccaccctagtcactgtcaCGCTCCAACCaatatagagaataaacagctctctatggtcagggcgtgacactgaaagacaaattcacctttcagcatgacaataacttaaaacacaagaccaaatatacactggagttgtttaccaataCGACATTGAATGTTGCTAAGTGGATTAGTTACAGTTCTGACTGAAAATCGGCTTGacaatatatggcaagacttaaaaatgtCTGTCTAACAATGACCAACAAtcaaacttgacagagcttaaagaatttaaaaaataataatgtgcaaatattgtacaatccaggtgtgcaaagctcttagagacttaaccagaaagagtcacagctgtaatccctgccaaaggtgaaTCTAAAAGGTgaatctaacatgtattgacacagggggttgaatacttatcaatatacagtatattagtgttttattattCATaacttttttacaaatgttagaatttttcttccactttgacattacagagtattttgtgcagatcgttgacaaaaaattacaatttaattaattttattCCAATTTTGTAACACAAAACATTtaggaaaaggtcaaggggcatgaatactttctgaaagcactgtacattATAGGCCTACATCTCTTCTGTCATGAAACAATACTAGGCTACATAGGCCCACTATTTTGTAAAGTTGTTAGTTGGTCAAGAAATAAACTATAAGAGTAATTTATTAATAACCTACTTTCAAAACATAATACACACACCACAAACAATTCCTTACCTGCGGCAGAAAGATAGGCTACAGTCACAGAGTACAGTAAAGCTGCAGGTGTTCTCGCGCGTTAAATAAAATGCAAGTTGGGCAACGAATTTCACCACTGACTGTTGTAGAACGCAATATTTTCTTAGTATATGAGGCTATGGTAAAATATATTGTAGCTCACATGCTGCGTGTAGTCCATTATTGTGTCAATAGTTTTGACCATTAAATCTTAGCAGGTTTGGTGGCAGGGCGTGTTTTTTTTAGTTGAAGGGAAAGTCGTTTGTAAATTATTTCAAGTGTCAGTGACTCATTAATGTTTGGCCAGTATTTGTATTGTTGTCAGGCTGAAGCCTATTAAAAAGTTAGCCAGTCTGCAAGAATATTGAGAATATTCTAATAGGTGGGATAAAATAGTAAAATATTGAAATAACTAGAAAAACGTCTAATGACATTAATTTGTTGAAGAAATCACACGATTTCATTAAAAGGTATGCAAAATGTGTTCTAAATTATTTCCAAACACATcataacaacaaaaaatgttgAACAAAGTTTATGAGTGATCAATTCTTCTGAAGGTGATTAAAGCTTTCAACTGACAGTTTGTATTGTTCTTTTATATCCAAAACATGAGGTCAGTTGAAAACAAACAAAGAAAATTATTTATTAATAATCatggttgaccttaaaatgagggacaggtttttttttcttaaaattattcactaatcacataatataaataataatcttcagaaatgactttgtcaagcaacaaaaataactagggctatgatggtgaaaacttgggaAAATGtaggggttaagtgggttaaactCTTCCTTGAAGTTCCAGAGTGCACATAGGAAattgtcaaaatgctgaatttgcGAGTATGAATGtgctctatattaaagggcacttaatTTAACTGACTATTAAAATGCATTATTGGTGCTAAATTTTTACTTAAAATTTCAAAGGGACGCAAAAGGGactcatttcgtggaacgaccTGCCTAACGACCCGCCTAAATAcattggattgattgattgaagtgATGAGGATGATCCATTTCTTCCCAATATACAATATCGCCCACCCCATGCATGCAAAACAGACTTCAGTTATGTTTTATTTATCTATCTTTTACGCTACGTCAGACTATCAATTAATTGTTTTTGAACTGTGTAACAAAGTTATTTATTTTACATCTGAGTTGCATGTATTCCTCCCCAGCTGGTGCCTCTCATGCACTACTTTTTGTGGTTGCCAAACTGTACGGCCATCCTGTTGCTGACACAGCGGAAGGTGGTCGGCACCACCTCCCAGGAGTTGATTGGGTTATCAAAGAGACTGATCCCGTTGTAGTAAGTCTTCTTCACACCAAAACCCTCAGGGCAGAAGTCATTCATGTCAACCTGGCTGATGTTGTTGGAGTGAAGGTAAACCCCCTGTTTAAAAAACATTACATATATCAACTGTTatcaacataacataacatatcaAGTGAAATCACCAATGTTGatgtttaaaaaacattacaGATATTAATTGTTGTTAACATAAGTGAAATGACCAATGTTGATGTGATTGATGCTGCTTCACAACCCCCTCCACACTTTACCTGCAGATGCTTCATTCCAGCAAGACCTCCAGGGACATTGGGGATCCGGTTGTTCTCTAGATGCAGCTCTCTCAGGTTTTGCAGGTAATCCAGGCTGCCGTGCTCAATGTGGCGAATGTGATTGTAGCCTAAACCCAAActaacacccacacagacacacacagacacacagacacacagacacacacacacacacacacacacacacacacacacacacacacacacacacacacacacacacacacacacacacacacacacacacacacacacacacacacattgaaattGAGTGATTGATGAGACAATGAAGGGCAGACCAACTAGAGAAGGGGTCCCTAATTACATTCAGCCGTGTGTCGATTTTTCCTTGAGCGAATGGTCGGGCCACCGAAACATAGTTattaataatttgtacactgcaaattgaccgcaacaATCCTAAACAGATATAGTTTTGGacaaaaacagaataatttcAAACGTTGATGATTACATTGGGATACGATCACATATGCCTCTCCATTtttgcgtgggaatacttggaatCAGAattcctaaattaaaatcactttcaGCTAATTTCCTGGTGATTAAACTGTATTTTATGTCCAAGAACGAAAAtgatatataaaaaaatcttTCAGATGCTCACTTCTTATCTTCaaaggaaaacatttatttaaaaaattaaaaagcatATAAGTAACAACAGCATAATAGAAGAGTCATTGTTCAAGTTGCACAACAGAAACTGTCGGGTATCATCATGATAGGGGCACCCTCTATTGCAGGGTTCCCCAATAAGCGGCTCTCAGGCCAAATTCGGCCAGCGGGTGATTTTATttcccccccaagttttctgagcaaagaaaaaatatatatagatctACAGCATTCATAAACTCCTCATAAATGCATAATGCGATGGACTTTTAGAAACTCTCAGATATTGAACACCCTCTTGTAAAGCTACTTGTACAGACGTACCTGTGCAAACCCTCATATTGCCTTAGGTCTTCTAGTTCAATGGCTTGAATTTGATTCTGATCCAAATGCAACTCATGTAGACCCTCAGGGAGATCCGGAAGGTGAAGGAGAACAAGTGACTGATAGATTCAAAGGATTTTTCAGTGGAAATGTGTGGGAAGTTGCAATGTAACAAACAGAACACTTAGCAGAACACTCCAAATATAATTATTGTAAAGGTTATGCCATGCTTTCTACCTTTAGGGATGCCTGTGAGTTTTGCCTCAGAAATGCGAAGGAAGGTAAGTTTGAGACCATCAAAGGCTCCCGGCTCCAAACCACTGTTCTGAATAGGATTCCTCCCCATCTCTGTAGGAGAAAAGTATGTGTTTAAGTCAATGCCAATACCTGCTCCAGTACTCAAGCGGCTAGATGTAGACCTCAAAGACCTTTAGATGTTAGATGTGTTTTGCTGTTCCCATATCTGGTACTAACACATAATAAATATGGCCTAAGGTCCAACTATAGCTTGTCATCTCACCAATGCAATTCATGCTGCCCAGGCCAGAGAAATCACCAGCCGCCACCTTCTTGATGTGGTTGTCATGGATACGGAGCTCCACCAGAGAGGAGGGCAGGTTCTTGGGCACGGCTGTCAACTGGTTGTGGGAGAAGTAGAGCTTTTGCATCCTTCTGAGGGGCATGAAGGCCCGCGGGTGCACCCTGGAGATCTTGTTATTCACCAACACCAGAGCCTGAGAAAAGAGGGATAGGTCATGAGGAGACCAGCCACCCTGACCCAAAATAAATATAGACCATCGCTCATAGAATAATACAAGCATTGTTTTCATTGTAATACTAAACCATGATATATTCAAACACAGATACGAATCAACCCATTACCATTATATAATAAGTTATGTACTATATATAGTAAACAATATATTACTTTTAACAGCATTAAAAGTGTTTATGTTTTCAGTATGGACACTGAAAGGGGGCACTACTATGAAAAAAGCAAAGACAGACAAGTGATGTATCCTTCTATTGAAATGCCAGAACTCTCTTTCACCATTTGTGTTATGACTGTTGGTGCTCACATAGAGGTTTGTGTTATGACTGTTGGTGCTCACATAGAGGTTGCTGAGACCCTTGAAGTCATCCTCTCTTATCTCTCTGATCTGGTTGCTTTGAAGGTCCAAGAGCCTGGTGTCCAGGGGGACGTCATATGGCACATAGTGTGAACCTGCAGATCAAACCACAAGAGATGAACTTACCTGCTTGACTTTACAAACTTTTCCACATTCTGTCAGTTCACAATGATTACAATTCAGTTGTAATATAAACAGTTGTTATTGTTGCTTTTCAAAAAGTGTTAAATCTATGAATCATGACAATATACCTCTTGGACACACACAGTATGTTCTCACTCTTAAGGTTATGTCTGGATAATTCTACAAGTTAGAATTTATCATCATACTGTAATTTGGTAAATGCTGAGTAATTTTCTGGGCTATGGTTTGTATGCATATGTTgcactttgttgttgtttgtgtgtgagatGTCACCATATAATTAGGAAGACACCAGATACCCCAGACTCCACGTAGCACTAACAAGTAACGTGCAGTTGTGCAGTGTGGCTGCTGTCTACACATTAACAATTGTATGTTAAGTGTGAAGAATAATTTGGAGAGAATATAATATTGTGACTTTGTATCTCTTAACTCACCCAAGTCAGAGCACTGCACAACCTTCTGGTTACACTGACAGCCGAATGGGCAAGAAGGCTGTTCTGGTTTGTAGTATTCCTCAACTGCTGAGCCCTCCTCTTCAtcgttcatcatcatcatcatcagccccTCTACATCGATGCTCTTCCCAAAGTCCAAGAAGCCCTTCTGCTCAAAGGGCAGTGCCACAgaggggatgggtagaggggTGGCACACAGCAGGAGAAGGACAACAGAGAAGGGAATCATGGCTAAGCCTTTTGTTGAAGAGAAATCACAAGAGGAAGACAAAAAAAAGCACAAGGAAAATGAACAGCAGTCAATAAAGAACCACAGTTATGAATCCAGCAACTATTCCTGTAGCCTACAATTGCAGAGTTGCTCCTCAATGTAAaatctattataaactgggtggtttgagccctgaatgctgattggctgaaagcggtagtatatcagaccgtataccacgggtatgacaaaataattatttttaccgttctaattatgttggtaaccagtttataatagcaataatgtACCTCTGGGGTAAGcagtatatgaccaatataccacggctaagagctgtatccaggcactccgcctTGCATCATCCCTAAGAACAGcgcttagctgtggtatattggccatataccacaccccctcaggccttattgcttaattaacttcCAGTTAGAAAATAAAACAATACTGAGGATCTCTATGCTTGTATTTGTGTCCCCTGCTCTATGGTgtgattaaaacacacacacttaggcAGTTGCTGGTTGTTTCATCCTTAGTGGATGCTGAATTTGCCCTTTAAGTGGTGAGATAATACAAAATGGTTTATTTTGGGCATATATCTTAAATATAATTTGCTTAACTCACCAGGAGTGGTGGGATTGTATTGTATATAGTGTAGATATTGAATGAGAAGAAGtttaaaataacaaaaatgtctctctgtttgtcacacacactcacacacacataccaaacCTATAGCTAGCATTGTGTTACAGTTATGAGTAATTTCATAGTCAACATTGCCACTCCAGAGCAAAAGTCAGTCCAAAACAAATAGTAACCAGGGACAAAGAGGGAAATACACCCTGGCTTTCATACATATGTTTGTTAGGCTTCAATCTCAAGATGTGATCTATCATAGATGTCATAGGCGTTCTCACTTAAAAGTCAGTCTTACTCTTCCCATCAATTTTGGGCTTGGCATAAGAGGCAGTACAATCATGGACCATGGATACTATGTGGTCTTTGGGTCTGTAACTACTACACTGTGTGCTATCTGTCAATATGTATTAGCAGGATTGTACTGCAAACTATCAATAGATGCCCTAAGGTAATTTGGAAATTGAGTTACTAAGACATACACAGGCTATTTAAAGTAACCATAGACAATGAACAGCAATtattttacatgttttatttcCAAAATGTTTCATTACACAAGTTGGTCACAAAGTTGAAACAGTTGTTCATCAATTCATAAAAAACAACAGTGAGTCTAGAGTAGAGGGCACTACTTTCAAGTAGCTACCTGGATCACCCTGGGTAACTGCACATTCTGTTTCTTTTGATACATGCTACTATCAAGCAAGATTAAAGTCACAAGTAAAACCTAACACTGCCTTACAGAGTGAATCTGTGAAACAGGTCAAAGACAAACACATAATCTGTCTTATTACTTGTGATAATGAAGCCCACTGACAAAGGGCTGGTTGCATTAACATTGCCCTGGACTTATGGTAAGACTTAGGATAGAAGTCTAAGTTCACCTGTTGCATACAGCGTGGGTATCATAAGTCTGACTAACCTAATCACAACGCATCAGAGAAGAAGACaatcagagacagactcagagggAATTATGTAATGAGGCACTAGGTCAAACCCAGGACAAACTGACagggggttggagagaggggtgaaagaggaggagggaggggaggaagagggatgcTAGTAATCTTCATGGTGGTAATCTTCCTCGTGACTCTGTGGCCGTAGTATGATGCTGTGGTAGGTCTTGATGCAGGAGAGGGCAGTGGGTGGGATGAGGCGCCGGTCAATCAAGTTGTACTCCAGGTGAACGGAGATTAGGGGCGAGTCGTCGCTCAGGCGCGTGTCACACAGAGAGTTCAGAGGAACGTACCTGCAGGGAggagagaaaaacagacagaTGGACACTCAGTGACCACTGATAGAAAGACAGAATACTCAGACAAGACAGAAGGACCTTTGACCCAATCAAAGGAAATAACAACTGAGAGAGAAAACAAAAATTACACAGTGAGATTACACAGTGAGATTCACAATAGATTTGGATGTGCCATTATGGTTAGAGACTGCATGTGGCTAAGTGGCTATCTGTCTCTATTTCGAAAAAGAGTACAGTACTGTGCTCTTCTCAAAGTTGGTTTGTCTCCCAGTGGGAGGAAGAGTACAGAGAGAGGAACTTAATTATGTTAGATAACGTTGTAGCTGAATTACCAGATAACTTCACAGTTGAGTTACCTGATAACATTGAGATTGAGTTACCTGATAACATTGTGGTTGAGTAATTTGTTAACGTTGTGGTTGAGTTACCTGATAACATTGTGGTTGAGGCGGAGGAGCTGCAGGCTCTTGAGCTTCAGTAGCCCCCTGGGGATGGAGCGAAGCTGGTTGTGGTCCAGCAGGAGTTCAGTCAGAGTGTTGTACAGACCCAGGAATGACACATTATCAATGCCGTCGTTGCTCAGCCTGTTGTGGGACAGGTGAAGGAGGTTCAATCCTGGTTTCATGTGGCCAAACACGTAGCCAGGGATCCGCTCAATCTGGTTGTGGTGCAGGTGGAGCTGCTGTAGGCCcacagggaggaaggagggaacaTGCACCAGCTTATTGTGCGACAGATCCAACGACTCCAACTTTCTGAAATGGTAAGGAAAATACAGGGAGATCTTTTGCTCAATATGTGAAAAGCTTGAAGACATGAAGAGATAGAAGGTAATGAATGTACTGCATTATGTCTCCAATTGACAGAGTTTTTTCAATtttaggactatattactagtccACCTTTCCTTTAGAAGGCTGGTTCAATGTTTCCAAATCTTTCACCAGAGGGTTCCATCATATCCATCACATCTATGCCACGACTTTTGTAGTTTCAAACCACTAAGAGCCAGCAGTCCCTCCCTTTGGGCTTGACTCTCTCCAGAACCTATCATAAAGCTGGACTGTGTCTGCTGATCCGCTGTGTAGCCAGCCACATCAGCACGTCCCAAAAcaatctttccctctcctctcttttttccccctttcTCCTCTTTCTTCAAATATGCAATTAAAATTGTGCCCTGCAAACATTATATTTTCCGCTCATTATTGCCACTCAAACTGGGAGACTAACACATGCACTGAGTGTCAGATGAATTACATAATTTCACATTTTGCTTCAGAATCCTGTATGTAATCATGTTTATATTCATACATTTTACTACATCgttttgtcatgttttgtcattgattatcatgtcttgtccctgtgcttcccttctattcgtttccctctgctggtcttattaggttctttccctctttctatccctctctctccccctccctctctccctctctcgctctctctctctatcgttccgttcctgctcccagctgttcctcattctcctaactacctcatttactctttcacacctgtcccctattttgccctctgattagagtccctatttctccctctgttttccgcttctgtccttgtcggatccttgtttgatgtttgctgttctgtgtccttgttccgccctgtcgtgtttttgccttcttcagatgctgcgtgtgagcaggtgtctatgtcagctacggcctgtgccttcccgaagcgacctgcagtctgtggtcgcgtctccagtcgttcctctctactgacgagaggatttcagttttcctgttttggatttacctatgataatatccaggagtatcgttttttgtttaagactggaataaagactctgtttctattaagtcgcttttgggtcctcattcaccagcataacagaaggatccgaccaagaatggacccagcgactacggattctcccaacactgccgtcgagttccagggagcaatgctcggcagacacgagcaggaattgtctgctgctcgtcatgccgttgagaccctggccgctcaggtctccgacctctcaggacagtttcagagtcttcgtctcgtgccaccagctacttcctggtcttccgagtctccggaacctagggttaataacccaccatgttactctgggcagcccactgagtgtcgctcctttctcacccagtgtgatattgtgttctctctccagcccaacacatactcaagagagagagctcggatcgcttacgtcatatcactccttactggtcgggctcgggagtggggcacagctatctgggaggcaagggctgagtgttctaacgattatcagaactttaaagaggagatgatatgggtttttgatcgttcagtttttgggaaggaggcttccagggccctggcttccctatgtcaaggtgatcgatccataacggattactctatagagtttcgcactcttgctgcctccagtgactggaacgagccggcgttgctcgctcgttttctggagggactccacgctgaggttaaggatgagattctctcccgggaggttccttccagcgtggactctttgattgcactcgccatccgcatagaacgacgggtagatcttcgtcaccgagctcgtggaagagagctcgcgttaacggtgttccccctctccgcatctcaaccatctcctcccaccggctcagagactgagcccatgcagctgggaggtattcgcatctcgactaaggagagggaacggagaatcaccaaccgcctttgcctctattgcggttctgctggacattttgtcatgtcatgtccagtaaaagccagagctcatcagtaagcggagggctactggtgagcgctactactcaggtctctccatcaagatcctgtactaccttgtcggtccatctacgctggaccggttcggctgcttcctgcagtgccttgatagactctggggctgagggttgttttatggacgaagcatgggctcggaaacatgacattcctctcagacagttagggaagcccacgcccatgttcgccttagatggtagtcttctccccagtatcagatgtaagacactacctttaaccctcacagtatctggtaaccacagtgagaccatttcctttttgatttttcgttcaccttttacacctgttgttttgggtcatccctggctagtatgtcataatccttctattaattggtctagtaattctatcctatcctggaacgtttcttgtcatgtgaagtgtttaatgtctgctatccctcctgtttcttctgtcccctcttctcaggaggaacctggtgatttgacaggagtgccggaggaatatcatgatctgcgcacggtcttcagtcggtccagagccaactctcttcctcctcaccggtcgtatgattgttgtattgatctccttccggggaccactccccctcggggtagactatactctctgtcggctcccgaacgtaaggctctcgaggattatctgtctgtttctctcgacgccggtaccgtggtgccttcttcctctcccgccggagcggggtttttttttgttaagaagaaggacggtactctgcgcccctgcgtggattatcgagggctgaatgacataacggttaagaatcgttatccgcttccccttatgtcgtcagccttcgagattctgcagggagccaggttctttactaagttggaccttcgtaacgcttaccatctcgtgcgcatcagagagggggacgagtggaaaacggcgtttaacactccgttagggcattttgaataccgggttctgccgttcggtctcgctaatgctccagctgtctttcaggcattagttaatgatgtactgagagacatgctgaacatctttgttttcgtttaccttgacgatatcctgattttttcaccgtcactcgagattcatgttcagcacgttcgacgtgtactccagcgccttttagagaattgtctctacgtgaaggctgagaagtgcgcctttcatgtctcctctgtcacatttctcggttctgttatttccgctgaaggcattcagatggatcccgctaaggtccaggctgtcagcgattggcccgttcctaagtcacgtgtcgagttgcagcgctttctcggtttcgctaatttctatcggcgtttcattcgtaatttcggtcaagtggctgcccctctcacagctctgacttctgtcaagacgtgctttaagtggtccggttccgcccagggagcttttgatctcctcaagaagcgttttacatccgctcctatccttgttactcctgacgtcactaaacaattcattgtcgaggttgacgcttcagaggtgggcgtgggagccattctgtcccagcgcttccattctgacgataaggtccatccttgcgcttatttttctcatcgcctgtcgccatcggaacgcaactatgatgtgggtaaccgggaactgctcgccatccgcttagccataggcgaatggcgacagtggttggagggggcgaccgtcccttttgtcgtttggactgaccataagaaccttgagtacatccgttctgccaaacgacttaatgcacgtcaagctcgttgggcgttgtttttcgctcgtttcgagttcg belongs to Salvelinus alpinus chromosome 28, SLU_Salpinus.1, whole genome shotgun sequence and includes:
- the LOC139557379 gene encoding biglycan-like translates to MVSNLPSFAFLRQNSQASLKSLVLLHLPDLPEGLHELHLDQNQIQAIELEDLRQYEGLHSLGLGYNHIRHIEHGSLDYLQNLRELHLENNRIPNVPGGLAGMKHLQGVYLHSNNISQVDMNDFCPEGFGVKKTYYNGISLFDNPINSWEVVPTTFRCVSNRMAVQFGNHKK